In Paenibacillus sp. FSL M7-0420, a single genomic region encodes these proteins:
- a CDS encoding serine protease, translating to MTRWVSRFLSSILAVAVLTLGMHIAAAFAVSKVSITSMTVTKSGITVSPYNSNPALSKEQQDKAYRNYKNLTRVVMIEKYVLSSQGTKTKIGIGAGFMLPGGYIVTNNHVAPASYNGKKLRFQITFYAQKSDGYLLGSLVATDVKEDLSLLKIDANKIPKPYQDSYFKKFNLEPKANEKVTVIGHPTKPIENSDTGNTKRYTWTPLYGTFTADDVAVIRKSKNASTPDVYTHSMEFNVQTWPGNSGSAVIDSSDKIVGVISSTILGEPRSFATSSKLILQFIENNDLSEAIFGHAAGGDSS from the coding sequence ATGACTCGTTGGGTTAGCAGATTCCTCTCAAGCATACTGGCTGTTGCGGTTCTAACATTGGGCATGCATATAGCTGCTGCTTTTGCCGTCAGCAAGGTGTCCATTACATCCATGACTGTCACCAAATCCGGCATTACGGTTAGTCCTTATAACAGTAACCCGGCATTATCCAAGGAGCAGCAAGACAAAGCGTATCGTAATTACAAAAATCTGACACGCGTCGTGATGATAGAAAAGTATGTACTGTCCAGTCAAGGAACCAAGACAAAGATAGGCATTGGTGCAGGCTTTATGTTACCCGGCGGATACATTGTCACTAATAATCACGTGGCTCCCGCCAGCTATAATGGAAAGAAATTACGATTCCAAATCACCTTTTATGCGCAAAAATCGGACGGGTATCTGCTTGGCTCACTAGTTGCTACAGATGTGAAGGAAGACCTCTCCCTGCTGAAGATTGACGCTAACAAAATCCCTAAGCCCTATCAAGACAGCTATTTCAAGAAATTCAACCTTGAGCCAAAAGCCAATGAAAAGGTGACAGTCATAGGGCACCCTACTAAGCCAATAGAAAACTCAGACACCGGTAATACCAAGAGGTACACCTGGACACCGCTCTACGGAACATTCACCGCCGATGATGTGGCCGTTATCCGGAAATCGAAAAATGCGTCAACACCCGATGTGTACACCCACTCCATGGAATTCAATGTGCAAACCTGGCCTGGAAATAGCGGCAGTGCTGTCATAGATTCGAGCGATAAAATAGTGGGGGTAATCTCCTCCACTATCCTGGGTGAACCCCGGTCCTTTGCCACCAGTTCGAAGCTTATCTTGCAGTTCATAGAAAACAACGATTTGTCTGAAGCCATTTTTGGACACGCCGCTGGCGGAGATTCTTCCTGA
- a CDS encoding MerR family transcriptional regulator, which translates to MKIKEVADMLKISQRAIRFYEAKGLIAPSKQADNQYRRFDEEDIWRLQTIIALRESGMPVSEIRTALLDIEAKGNSQLRYLLELQRSVMFTKWVEMQQIIETTDQMIETLKNDHTLPLDDIYILAEGSRRLREQRTWKDKWGYDRLAGVHDQLVQEDTRKYGDYDEALRLVVKWVSPILGDRGLDIGTGTGNLAGRLIHEGAVMAGVDQSNEMLKECQRKFPEMETKLGNFLALPYLDGKFDFIVSSFALHHLTSGQMLLAVQEMRRVLKPHGRICIADLMIDGEGSTAHEGDEDSLLLPKLIDLLEDSGCITKHLKVNRLLHVVLAVPIR; encoded by the coding sequence ATGAAAATAAAAGAAGTCGCTGATATGCTGAAAATATCGCAGCGCGCGATTCGGTTTTACGAAGCCAAAGGTCTCATTGCTCCTTCCAAACAAGCTGACAATCAGTACCGGAGGTTTGACGAAGAAGATATTTGGCGCTTGCAGACGATCATTGCACTCAGGGAATCAGGAATGCCGGTTAGTGAGATTCGGACTGCACTATTGGATATTGAAGCCAAAGGAAACAGTCAATTACGATATTTGTTGGAACTCCAGCGATCCGTCATGTTCACCAAGTGGGTCGAAATGCAGCAGATTATCGAGACAACAGACCAAATGATTGAAACCCTCAAGAATGACCATACCCTTCCGCTTGACGACATTTACATTCTGGCGGAGGGTTCGAGAAGACTGAGAGAACAACGGACATGGAAGGATAAGTGGGGTTATGACCGCTTAGCCGGCGTTCACGATCAGTTGGTTCAAGAGGACACACGGAAATATGGGGACTATGATGAGGCGCTGCGGCTCGTTGTGAAGTGGGTCTCGCCCATCCTTGGTGATAGGGGTTTGGACATTGGAACGGGTACGGGAAATTTAGCCGGCCGACTGATCCATGAAGGCGCGGTGATGGCTGGGGTGGATCAGTCCAACGAAATGTTAAAAGAGTGCCAGCGCAAATTTCCCGAGATGGAGACCAAGCTTGGCAATTTCCTGGCACTTCCGTACCTTGACGGGAAATTTGATTTTATTGTTTCAAGTTTTGCCCTGCATCATCTGACGAGCGGCCAAATGCTGTTAGCTGTTCAGGAGATGCGCAGGGTATTAAAACCTCACGGAAGGATCTGCATCGCGGATTTGATGATTGACGGGGAAGGAAGCACAGCGCATGAAGGTGATGAGGATTCTCTTCTACTCCCCAAGCTCATTGATTTATTAGAGGATAGCGGATGCATCACGAAACACCTAAAAGTAAATCGATTGTTGCATGTTGTTCTAGCAGTACCTATCCGGTAA
- a CDS encoding SDR family oxidoreductase — translation MNKSKIVLITGGNKGIGFETARQLGNMGYEILIGARSENKGHEAVTLLEKEKIKAKTVVLDVTNPSSVLSAAEWIEQEYGLLDILINNAGVFFEENTSPVELELSVLKNTYETNVFGVFSVTKAMLPLLRNSSAGRIVNLSSALGSLTLNSDSTSEFYKANSLAYNSSKTAVNALTVSFAKDLSDSPIKINSVCPGFTATDLNGNSGYRSVEQAASVVVELATIASDGPTGGFFDEHGVVAW, via the coding sequence ATGAATAAATCTAAGATCGTATTAATTACAGGTGGAAACAAAGGTATCGGTTTTGAGACAGCAAGACAATTGGGAAATATGGGGTACGAGATTTTAATAGGAGCAAGAAGCGAAAATAAAGGACATGAGGCCGTAACGTTATTGGAAAAGGAGAAAATTAAAGCTAAAACAGTGGTTCTTGATGTCACGAACCCCAGCTCCGTTCTCTCCGCAGCAGAATGGATTGAGCAAGAGTATGGATTGCTTGATATCTTGATTAATAATGCAGGCGTGTTTTTCGAAGAAAACACCTCTCCCGTTGAACTGGAATTGTCTGTTCTCAAGAATACCTATGAGACAAACGTTTTCGGTGTATTTTCTGTCACTAAAGCAATGCTTCCATTGCTCAGAAATTCTTCTGCCGGAAGAATCGTTAATCTTTCCAGCGCATTAGGTTCCTTAACCTTGAATTCAGACTCAACGTCGGAATTTTATAAGGCGAATTCACTCGCCTACAATAGTTCTAAAACGGCTGTAAATGCTTTAACCGTTTCCTTTGCTAAAGATTTAAGTGATTCTCCTATTAAAATCAACTCCGTTTGCCCTGGATTTACAGCTACCGATTTAAATGGTAATAGTGGCTATCGTTCAGTCGAACAAGCAGCTTCCGTTGTAGTGGAGCTTGCCACAATAGCTAGTGATGGTCCAACTGGCGGCTTTTTTGATGAGCATGGAGTTGTGGCTTGGTAA
- a CDS encoding helix-turn-helix domain-containing protein, protein MTMRSSKIVKVPNELVKFPNKKGSLKLDGMSVIELCFYTQGIKGTFFLQDHLLLIIKSGVYTVRFGDQEYTMRSNEMMFIHKSMGVEYEKAGEPDSDYILDYMMFFLNEKIVDEFLKFAGLKPVCPVNEVVPITVFPINDRIGSYIESLKPYFEHPNEVKEGLVRVKLMELLFHIADSNDRLLHQMIQPISKDSGGITKIMEENFMNPVSLNDLAYLSGRSLAAFKRDFQAIYNTSPLKWVRNRRLVKAKELLAETALSVTDICFSTGFENIAHFSKVFKERFGLPPSEFRRQLRLKKDDYRGLKMS, encoded by the coding sequence ATGACTATGAGATCAAGCAAAATAGTCAAGGTGCCTAATGAACTGGTAAAGTTTCCGAATAAAAAAGGGAGCTTGAAGCTGGATGGGATGTCCGTTATCGAACTCTGCTTTTACACGCAAGGCATAAAAGGAACCTTTTTTTTGCAGGATCATCTTCTGCTAATCATCAAGTCGGGTGTCTATACAGTTCGCTTCGGTGATCAAGAATATACGATGCGGAGCAACGAAATGATGTTTATTCATAAATCAATGGGAGTCGAATACGAGAAAGCGGGTGAACCCGATTCCGATTACATCCTCGACTATATGATGTTTTTCCTGAACGAGAAGATAGTAGATGAATTCCTCAAATTCGCCGGTTTAAAACCGGTTTGTCCCGTGAATGAGGTTGTTCCGATAACAGTCTTTCCGATCAATGACCGCATTGGAAGCTATATCGAGTCGTTAAAACCCTATTTCGAGCACCCTAACGAAGTCAAAGAAGGACTGGTTCGTGTGAAACTGATGGAATTGCTGTTTCACATAGCAGATTCGAATGATCGTTTGTTGCATCAAATGATCCAACCCATAAGCAAGGACAGTGGCGGCATCACAAAGATCATGGAGGAGAACTTCATGAATCCCGTTTCCCTTAACGACCTGGCCTATTTGTCCGGCAGAAGCCTGGCGGCGTTCAAAAGGGATTTTCAAGCAATATACAACACCTCCCCGCTCAAATGGGTTCGCAATCGAAGGCTGGTTAAAGCCAAGGAACTGTTAGCGGAAACAGCGTTATCTGTTACGGATATCTGTTTTTCGACCGGATTCGAAAATATCGCTCACTTTTCCAAAGTATTCAAGGAAAGATTCGGACTTCCACCGTCAGAGTTTAGACGGCAGCTAAGGTTGAAGAAGGATGACTATAGGGGCTTAAAAATGAGCTAA
- a CDS encoding amidohydrolase — MKTLIKGSTILTMGIEEPYIGDILIDGDRIADIQSIISTGADVIIHGGGMAAMPGLINAHQHSSMSLLRGFSDDLKLMDWLNQKMLPAEARMTPEDIYWGAKLAMAEMIKSGTTTFADMYIHMNEIAAAVEEAGMRASLTRGLTFLENDGGRRMSEALDLVRHWSGAADGRITTMLGPHSPYTVPPQPFRELIDLAEQEDIPLHTHLAETKEEVIQIREKYNQTPTEYLYHLGLFEQAHVLLAHSVHLNRRDIGYLKSMRGGVSHNPVSNLKLGCGIAPIKDMADQGITIGLGTDGAGSATTLDMFEEIRAATWLQKLDYGDPTKLPAMDALRMATAGSAQLLRIAHEVGTLEIGKKADIILIDMRKPHLQPVHNLHSLLAYCANGADVDTTIVNGKVLMQGRQLLTIDEDELLEQVSMRSKRIVEGI, encoded by the coding sequence ATGAAGACGTTAATCAAAGGTTCGACCATCTTAACCATGGGAATCGAGGAACCCTATATCGGGGATATTCTCATCGACGGGGACCGCATAGCGGACATTCAGTCCATTATATCTACTGGGGCAGATGTGATCATTCATGGCGGGGGTATGGCTGCAATGCCCGGGCTGATCAACGCCCACCAACACTCGTCTATGAGCTTATTGCGGGGATTTTCCGACGATTTGAAGCTTATGGATTGGTTGAACCAGAAAATGCTCCCTGCTGAAGCACGCATGACTCCAGAGGATATTTATTGGGGAGCAAAGCTCGCGATGGCGGAAATGATTAAATCGGGTACGACAACCTTCGCCGACATGTACATTCACATGAATGAAATCGCGGCAGCGGTAGAAGAGGCCGGTATGCGGGCTTCTTTAACACGGGGGCTCACCTTCCTCGAAAATGACGGAGGGCGGCGAATGTCCGAGGCGCTTGATCTCGTTCGTCACTGGAGCGGTGCAGCGGATGGCAGAATCACGACCATGCTAGGTCCGCATTCCCCTTACACAGTTCCTCCGCAGCCATTTAGAGAGCTTATCGACTTGGCGGAGCAGGAGGACATACCGTTACATACTCATTTGGCCGAAACGAAAGAGGAAGTCATTCAGATTCGGGAAAAGTATAATCAGACCCCAACCGAATATTTGTATCACCTCGGTCTGTTTGAACAGGCGCATGTGCTCCTCGCACATAGCGTGCATCTAAATCGCCGTGATATCGGTTATCTGAAGAGTATGCGGGGCGGAGTGTCCCATAATCCAGTGAGCAATCTCAAACTTGGCTGCGGCATAGCGCCGATCAAGGATATGGCTGACCAAGGGATTACGATAGGCTTAGGCACGGATGGGGCGGGCAGTGCCACCACGTTAGACATGTTCGAAGAGATCCGGGCGGCAACATGGCTGCAAAAGTTGGATTACGGGGACCCCACGAAGCTTCCCGCAATGGATGCTCTTCGCATGGCGACGGCTGGAAGTGCGCAGTTGCTCCGCATCGCCCATGAGGTGGGCACGCTCGAAATCGGGAAGAAGGCAGATATCATCTTGATTGATATGAGAAAACCCCACTTGCAGCCGGTACACAACCTCCATTCACTGCTCGCATATTGCGCTAACGGTGCGGACGTGGACACCACCATCGTTAACGGAAAAGTCTTAATGCAAGGCCGTCAACTGCTCACCATTGATGAAGACGAGTTATTGGAGCAAGTTTCAATGCGGTCTAAGCGTATCGTTGAAGGCATTTAA
- a CDS encoding DUF6809 family protein translates to MILEDLYYGSLRPNERMKPNDPESRRINQRIIDSLLMLKERLPQEDFDQVEELLELHSESCSLHSALSFIQGYKIGALMMIEVFGGEKESNHEGIN, encoded by the coding sequence ATGATTTTGGAGGATTTGTATTATGGGAGTTTGCGTCCCAATGAGCGGATGAAGCCAAACGATCCAGAATCACGAAGGATTAATCAGCGGATTATTGATTCATTACTGATGCTTAAAGAGAGGCTACCCCAAGAGGATTTTGATCAGGTCGAGGAATTGCTGGAGCTACATAGTGAATCCTGCTCGCTGCATTCGGCATTATCTTTTATTCAAGGCTACAAAATAGGTGCGTTAATGATGATTGAGGTGTTTGGCGGGGAGAAGGAGTCTAATCACGAAGGCATAAATTAG